The following are from one region of the Flavobacteriaceae bacterium UJ101 genome:
- a CDS encoding alpha-amylase (Belongs to the glycosyl hydrolase 13 family.; KEGG: ccm:Ccan_22280 alpha-amylase) — translation MNFHGVSFSTSNIYFMKNKIFKISLLSLLTISFIACDNDDDNSNENTTISGSDLTQYSSGSEIMMQSFFWDVPEGGIWWDFIKGHMDDWAIAGIDKVWLPQFAKSGSGAVSMGYDPADYFDLGEYNQYGTVETRFGSKEELLSLIDEIHNQGMEVIADIVINHNGGGAEELNTLTGETKYTLFNQATQTNLSGRFDRTWQDFHPNNEFESDEEAGFFPERDLCLQCPRVQDELWLNTNSVAQYYKNELGIDGWRFDYVKGFNPNVVKQWNEATGGLFSVGENFDGNATVLKDWVDASASSAFDFAAFYNMEKAFDSQRNLTLLNDNALFKIYPDKAVTFAGNHDTDDREEQGPTGYINTQFKNLAYAYILTHPGTPTIFYSDYEQKLDKTELDNLMLINKTIASGDLTVINVSKQEYIARREGKDDNPGLIIYFNISSSPKTQTVLTNWKNATLFDYSNNTTFSNEADLPITDANGLATLTVEPNSYAIWSIK, via the coding sequence ATGAACTTTCATGGGGTTTCTTTTTCTACTTCTAACATATATTTTATGAAAAACAAAATCTTTAAAATAAGTCTTTTATCACTTTTAACAATCAGTTTTATAGCATGTGATAATGACGATGACAATTCTAATGAAAACACTACAATATCGGGTTCTGATTTGACTCAATATTCCAGCGGATCAGAAATTATGATGCAATCCTTCTTTTGGGACGTACCTGAAGGAGGAATTTGGTGGGATTTTATCAAAGGGCATATGGACGATTGGGCTATTGCTGGAATTGACAAAGTATGGCTTCCTCAATTTGCTAAAAGTGGTTCAGGTGCTGTATCCATGGGTTATGATCCTGCTGATTACTTTGATTTAGGCGAATACAATCAATACGGAACAGTGGAAACCCGTTTTGGATCTAAAGAAGAATTACTTTCTTTAATTGATGAAATTCATAACCAAGGAATGGAAGTGATTGCTGATATCGTAATTAATCATAATGGTGGCGGTGCAGAAGAATTGAATACACTAACTGGTGAGACAAAATACACTTTATTCAATCAAGCTACTCAAACCAATTTATCAGGTCGATTTGATCGAACATGGCAAGATTTTCATCCTAATAATGAATTTGAAAGCGATGAAGAAGCAGGTTTTTTCCCTGAGCGTGATTTATGCTTACAATGCCCAAGAGTACAAGACGAATTATGGCTTAACACTAATTCTGTTGCACAGTATTATAAAAACGAATTAGGCATTGATGGATGGCGTTTTGATTATGTAAAAGGGTTTAACCCCAATGTAGTAAAACAATGGAATGAAGCCACTGGTGGTCTCTTTTCTGTAGGTGAAAATTTTGATGGTAATGCCACTGTTTTAAAAGATTGGGTAGATGCCTCTGCCTCATCAGCCTTTGATTTTGCAGCTTTTTATAATATGGAAAAAGCGTTTGATTCACAACGAAACCTAACGCTTTTAAATGATAATGCTTTATTTAAGATTTACCCTGATAAAGCAGTAACTTTTGCAGGAAATCATGATACAGATGATCGAGAAGAACAAGGACCAACAGGCTATATTAATACACAATTTAAAAACTTAGCCTATGCTTATATTTTAACACATCCTGGGACTCCTACTATTTTTTACTCCGATTACGAACAAAAATTGGACAAAACAGAATTGGATAACTTAATGTTAATCAATAAAACAATTGCTTCAGGTGATTTAACCGTAATCAACGTTAGTAAACAAGAGTATATAGCACGAAGAGAAGGAAAAGACGATAACCCTGGTTTAATTATCTATTTTAATATTAGTTCCAGTCCTAAAACACAAACGGTATTAACCAATTGGAAAAATGCAACCTTATTTGATTATTCTAATAATACTACATTTTCAAATGAAGCAGATTTACCTATTACGGATGCTAATGGTTTAGCAACTTTAACGGTTGAACCTAATAGTTATGCTATTTGGAGTATTAAATAA
- a CDS encoding RNA polymerase sigma-54 factor (Sigma factors are initiation factors that promote the attachment of RNA polymerase to specific initiation sites and are then released. Belongs to the sigma-54 factor family.): MLKQDLYLKLNQKLSPQQIQLMKLVQLPTLAFEERIKQELEENPALEEGHDFTERDEFSNQEDYQDSERIDASDINIDEYLSDDDMPSYKTYSNNYSADADDTTVPYAGGITLNEYLIGQLHTARMSDEDYLIADFLIGSIDGDGYIRRDLKSLSDDLIFTQNLVADEKKLEELLVGYIQKLDPVGVGARSLQECLLIQLEAKENTMELRLAKGIVENSFEEFTKKHYQKIMKHFEVDEELLKGAIKEIEKLNPKPGKSFSGNTKIVEQITPDFAITIVDGELDLKLNSGNAPELRLSGEYRNLFEAYKEGDKKNEEQKKAVQFVKQKLDSAKWFIDAVKQRENTLMLAMGAIMRFQEEYFLTGDEQKIRPMILKDIADEIKMDISTISRVANSKYVSTPYGTLLIKELFSESMTTTSGEEVSTREIKKILQDAIKEESKKKPLTDEKLSELLKSKGYKVARRTVAKYREQLNIPVARLRKKL, translated from the coding sequence ATGTTAAAACAAGATTTATATTTAAAGCTTAACCAAAAGCTATCTCCTCAACAGATTCAGTTGATGAAGCTAGTACAATTACCTACTTTAGCTTTTGAAGAGCGTATAAAACAAGAACTAGAGGAAAATCCAGCTCTAGAAGAAGGACATGATTTTACAGAGCGAGATGAATTTTCTAATCAAGAAGATTATCAAGACTCTGAACGAATTGATGCATCTGATATTAATATTGATGAATATTTGAGTGATGATGATATGCCTTCTTATAAAACCTATTCTAATAATTATAGTGCAGATGCTGATGATACTACAGTACCTTATGCAGGAGGGATCACATTAAATGAATATTTAATCGGTCAATTGCATACAGCAAGGATGTCTGATGAAGATTATTTAATTGCTGATTTTTTGATAGGGAGTATTGATGGAGATGGTTACATACGTCGTGATTTAAAATCCCTTTCAGATGATTTGATATTTACTCAAAATTTAGTTGCTGATGAGAAAAAATTAGAAGAGCTTTTAGTAGGATATATTCAGAAGTTAGATCCTGTAGGTGTGGGAGCACGCTCGTTACAAGAATGCTTACTTATTCAGTTAGAAGCTAAAGAAAATACAATGGAGTTGCGTTTAGCTAAAGGTATTGTGGAAAATTCTTTTGAAGAATTTACTAAAAAGCATTACCAAAAAATCATGAAGCATTTTGAAGTTGACGAAGAATTGTTGAAAGGGGCTATTAAAGAAATTGAAAAATTAAATCCAAAGCCAGGAAAATCGTTTTCTGGAAATACAAAAATAGTTGAGCAAATCACACCTGATTTTGCTATTACCATCGTAGATGGTGAATTAGATTTGAAATTGAATAGTGGAAATGCTCCTGAATTACGTCTGTCAGGTGAATACCGAAATCTTTTTGAAGCCTATAAAGAAGGAGATAAAAAAAATGAAGAGCAAAAAAAGGCAGTACAATTTGTTAAACAGAAATTAGATTCAGCCAAATGGTTTATCGATGCTGTGAAGCAACGTGAAAATACTTTAATGCTAGCTATGGGAGCCATTATGCGATTTCAAGAAGAATATTTTTTAACGGGTGACGAGCAAAAAATAAGACCCATGATTTTGAAAGATATTGCAGATGAAATTAAGATGGACATTTCAACTATTTCACGGGTAGCAAATAGTAAGTACGTTAGTACCCCTTATGGAACACTTTTAATTAAAGAGCTTTTTTCAGAAAGTATGACCACTACAAGTGGAGAAGAGGTTTCAACACGTGAAATCAAAAAGATTTTACAAGATGCTATTAAAGAAGAGAGTAAGAAAAAACCTTTAACAGATGAAAAATTATCTGAATTATTAAAATCAAAAGGCTACAAAGTAGCCCGTAGAACGGTAGCTAAATACCGTGAACAGTTAAATATTCCTGTTGCTAGATTGAGAAAAAAATTATAA
- a CDS encoding starch-binding protein SusD (Major starch-binding protein present at the surface of the cell. Mediates starch-binding before starch transport in the periplasm for degradation; Belongs to the SusD family.) has product MKKYIKNIALASLIIGGLFSCHDDLDQTPIDPDIVSELDVFANATEAKQALAKLYASLALTGQKGPDGSPDISEIDEGTSQFTRMLYNLNELTTDHCVVGWGDPGVPDMHNQTWGAANPFIEAMYYRLGQEVSFCNSFIANAESLASDSNVATFIAEARFLRAYAYYNLMDLYGNVPLTTKVETTLPTQATRTEIFNFVESELLEIADLLPTSGGNEYGRVDKTAAQALLARAYLNAEVYTGTARYADALTYAENTINGAYSISTNSNDNYNAYQYLFLADNNSNGAQNEAIFTLNFDGTSSQTWGGATFMVHAPTGGTMDPAALGINGGWFGYRTTKALVEKFNGIENDPDTGYPIAWDDNRALFYTDEQNYEIADIGTFNDGYGIIKYRNVDVNGNQGSDQSGNHVDCDIPVIRLAEIYLIYAEAVARGAGGAPATAVGYINELRTRANAPTITEADLTPEFVLDERSRELFWEGLRRTDLIRFGQFSDGSYVWPWKGGSADGVSTSSHRNLFPIPSSILTLNPNMVQNTGY; this is encoded by the coding sequence ATGAAAAAATATATAAAAAATATAGCATTAGCGAGTTTAATCATAGGTGGACTCTTTTCTTGTCATGATGATTTAGATCAAACCCCTATTGACCCAGATATCGTAAGTGAATTAGATGTTTTTGCTAATGCAACAGAAGCAAAACAAGCCTTGGCTAAATTATATGCTTCATTAGCCTTGACTGGACAAAAAGGACCTGATGGTTCTCCTGATATTTCTGAAATTGATGAAGGAACTTCACAATTTACTCGTATGTTGTATAATTTAAATGAACTTACTACCGATCATTGTGTAGTAGGATGGGGAGATCCAGGAGTACCTGATATGCACAACCAAACTTGGGGAGCAGCTAATCCTTTTATAGAAGCTATGTACTATCGTTTAGGACAAGAAGTTTCTTTTTGTAACTCTTTTATAGCCAATGCTGAAAGTTTAGCTTCTGATTCTAATGTAGCCACCTTTATTGCTGAAGCTCGTTTTTTAAGAGCTTATGCTTACTATAATTTAATGGATCTATATGGTAACGTACCTTTAACTACAAAAGTTGAAACTACTTTACCAACACAAGCTACAAGGACAGAAATATTTAATTTTGTTGAAAGTGAATTATTAGAAATAGCAGATCTTTTACCTACTTCAGGTGGAAATGAATACGGTAGAGTTGATAAAACTGCTGCTCAAGCTTTATTAGCTCGAGCCTATCTAAACGCAGAGGTATATACAGGTACTGCTCGTTATGCAGATGCTCTAACCTATGCCGAGAATACCATTAACGGTGCTTACTCAATCTCAACCAACAGCAATGATAATTATAATGCTTATCAATATTTATTCTTAGCAGATAACAATTCCAATGGAGCTCAAAACGAGGCTATTTTTACCTTAAATTTTGATGGAACTAGTTCTCAAACTTGGGGAGGAGCCACTTTTATGGTACATGCTCCAACAGGAGGAACTATGGATCCTGCAGCCTTAGGAATTAATGGAGGCTGGTTTGGTTATCGTACAACTAAAGCTTTAGTAGAAAAATTTAATGGAATAGAAAATGATCCCGATACAGGTTACCCAATTGCTTGGGATGATAATCGTGCTTTGTTTTACACGGATGAACAAAATTATGAAATTGCCGATATTGGAACCTTTAACGATGGATATGGAATCATTAAATATCGAAATGTTGATGTAAACGGAAACCAAGGAAGTGATCAAAGTGGTAATCATGTAGACTGTGATATTCCTGTAATTCGATTGGCTGAAATCTATCTTATCTATGCAGAAGCCGTTGCAAGAGGAGCTGGAGGTGCCCCTGCTACTGCAGTTGGATACATAAACGAGCTAAGAACACGAGCTAATGCTCCTACAATTACAGAAGCAGATTTAACTCCTGAGTTTGTACTAGATGAACGTTCACGTGAATTATTCTGGGAAGGACTAAGACGTACAGATTTAATCCGTTTTGGACAATTCTCAGATGGAAGCTATGTATGGCCTTGGAAAGGAGGAAGCGCTGATGGTGTTTCTACCTCATCACATCGAAATTTATTCCCTATTCCATCTAGTATTTTGACTTTAAATCCTAATATGGTTCAAAACACAGGTTATTAA
- a CDS encoding ribosome-recycling factor (Responsible for the release of ribosomes from messenger RNA at the termination of protein biosynthesis. May increase the efficiency of translation by recycling ribosomes from one round of translation to another; Belongs to the RRF family.), producing MEEINFILDSAKESMGHSIEHLNKAFLQIRAGKASPAMLNSVMVDYYGSQTPLSQVANINTPDAMTLSVQPWEKPMLQEIEKAIMIANLGLNPMNNGDVIMINIPPLTAERRLELVKQAKSEVEHAKVSIRNARKDANNELKKLDGISEDIIKDKETEIQQLTDSYSKNVDEIFDKKEKEIMTV from the coding sequence ATGGAAGAAATTAATTTTATTTTAGACAGCGCAAAAGAAAGTATGGGACACTCCATAGAACACTTAAACAAAGCATTTCTACAAATTCGTGCAGGTAAAGCAAGTCCAGCTATGTTGAATTCTGTAATGGTTGATTATTATGGCTCACAAACTCCTCTTTCACAAGTTGCTAATATAAATACTCCTGACGCTATGACACTTAGCGTTCAACCATGGGAAAAACCGATGTTGCAAGAAATTGAAAAAGCTATTATGATTGCAAATTTAGGTCTAAATCCTATGAATAATGGAGATGTTATTATGATTAACATACCTCCTTTAACAGCTGAAAGACGTCTAGAATTAGTAAAGCAAGCTAAATCAGAAGTTGAACATGCTAAAGTAAGTATTCGTAATGCTCGTAAAGATGCCAATAATGAATTAAAAAAGTTAGACGGTATTTCTGAAGATATTATTAAAGATAAAGAAACTGAAATACAACAACTAACTGATTCTTACTCAAAAAATGTTGATGAAATTTTCGATAAAAAAGAAAAAGAAATTATGACTGTTTAA
- the pyrH gene encoding UMP kinase (Catalyzes the reversible phosphorylation of UMP to UDP; Belongs to the UMP kinase family.; KEGG: bak:BAKON_234 uridylate kinase), whose protein sequence is MKYKRILLKLSGEALMGNQQYGIDPSRLAEYAEDIKEIVDMGVELAIVIGGGNIFRGVSGAANGMDRVQGDYMGMLATVINGMALQGALESAGIYTRLQTAIHMDQVAEPFIKRRAVRHMEKGRVVIFGAGTGNPYFTTDTAATLRAIEIDAEVILKGTRVDGIYSSDPEKNADAQKYDDITYNEVMNKDLKVMDLTAFALSKENELPILVFDMNTRGNLKKVILGENIGTLVSK, encoded by the coding sequence ATGAAATATAAAAGAATACTTCTCAAACTAAGTGGTGAAGCTTTAATGGGCAACCAACAATATGGAATTGATCCTTCTCGATTAGCTGAATATGCTGAAGATATTAAAGAAATTGTTGATATGGGAGTTGAACTGGCTATTGTCATTGGAGGAGGAAATATATTCAGAGGTGTTTCGGGTGCGGCAAATGGAATGGATCGTGTCCAAGGAGATTATATGGGAATGTTAGCCACCGTAATTAATGGAATGGCTTTACAAGGTGCTTTAGAAAGTGCTGGAATTTATACACGACTTCAAACAGCTATTCATATGGATCAAGTTGCAGAACCTTTTATTAAACGAAGAGCTGTTCGTCATATGGAAAAAGGTCGTGTTGTTATTTTCGGTGCAGGAACTGGAAATCCTTATTTCACAACAGATACTGCTGCAACACTTCGTGCTATTGAAATTGATGCTGAAGTTATTTTAAAAGGAACTCGAGTAGATGGAATTTATTCTTCAGATCCCGAAAAAAATGCTGACGCTCAAAAATACGACGATATTACATACAATGAAGTAATGAATAAAGACCTTAAAGTAATGGATTTAACTGCTTTTGCTTTAAGTAAAGAAAACGAACTACCTATTTTAGTTTTCGACATGAATACTCGTGGAAACTTAAAAAAGGTAATTTTAGGTGAAAATATTGGAACTTTAGTGAGTAAATAA
- the thiD gene encoding hydroxymethylpyrimidine kinase (KEGG: pmz:HMPREF0659_A6270 hydroxymethylpyrimidine/phosphomethylpyrimidine kinase) produces the protein MKDLNIDYNIQVYDKQEYIQQLENRELSRDKKVVMTKNMIVMCTQGGGIIKINNKPQVFRKGFIFFLRKGFEFTINNKDFSYDYTLLTLPDIFINNRIKNASVSPYLMEVLKKNWNKHLFIDNEEEFKLLLFDLKSLKNALKKDFTLTNLFIIEHFVKIILLRISTGMVQDIFYKRHKHNRTVIKKLYNLFEQNQNISTTVEYFAQCLDLNIKTLRSICKSTTNQSTKKLFDDFLISKIDIDIIRNELSFKEISYKYGFKQTTNFSKFYKNNTNMTPTQYRNSRKKLYLDIHNTTKNYMHVE, from the coding sequence ATGAAGGATTTAAATATCGATTACAATATTCAAGTTTATGACAAACAAGAATATATTCAACAACTCGAAAATCGTGAATTAAGTAGAGATAAAAAGGTTGTTATGACAAAAAACATGATTGTAATGTGCACTCAGGGTGGTGGTATTATAAAAATTAATAACAAACCTCAAGTTTTTCGTAAAGGCTTTATCTTTTTCTTACGTAAAGGTTTTGAATTTACTATTAATAATAAAGATTTCTCTTATGATTATACTCTATTAACATTACCTGATATCTTTATTAATAATCGTATTAAGAATGCTTCTGTTAGTCCTTATTTAATGGAAGTTTTAAAGAAAAACTGGAACAAACATTTGTTTATAGACAATGAAGAGGAATTCAAATTACTTCTTTTTGATCTTAAATCATTAAAAAATGCTCTAAAAAAGGATTTCACTTTAACCAATTTGTTTATTATTGAACATTTTGTAAAAATCATTCTTTTAAGAATCAGTACTGGAATGGTTCAAGACATTTTCTATAAACGTCATAAGCATAATAGAACTGTTATAAAGAAACTTTATAATTTATTTGAACAAAACCAAAATATTAGTACTACTGTTGAATATTTTGCTCAATGCTTAGATCTTAATATTAAAACATTACGTTCTATTTGTAAGAGTACAACCAATCAATCTACTAAGAAGCTATTTGATGATTTTTTAATTTCAAAAATAGATATTGATATTATTCGAAACGAACTAAGTTTTAAAGAAATTTCATATAAATATGGTTTTAAACAAACCACTAATTTTTCAAAATTTTATAAAAATAATACCAATATGACTCCAACACAATATAGAAATAGTCGAAAAAAATTGTATTTAGACATTCATAATACCACTAAAAACTATATGCATGTAGAGTAG